A region of Myxococcus stipitatus DSM 14675 DNA encodes the following proteins:
- a CDS encoding protoporphyrinogen/coproporphyrinogen oxidase, translated as MEPIVILGAGLAGLSTAHFLQKPWRLIEKSDRVGGLIKTEVIDGCYFDPTGHWLHLRDPEIQEWVNTRWLPGQMVRIQRKAGIFTRGVFTRFPYQVNTHGLPPDVVAENLMGFVEAIHGEKGRALREREPKDFEEFILRYMGEGFAKNFMVPYNQKLWTVHPREMSAAWVGRFVPRPTLKEVVDGALGAGTDAVGYNASFLYPREGGIESLARAMLRGLEGGELSVRTEPTFIDWKARKVALSDGRTLSYSGLVSTVSLPGLVRLLAQGHSGVPEEVIAAAKRLRATTVTYVAVAARGANRQPWHWIYLPEPEFHTYRIGSPSAVYDALAPKDTATFYVEYSHHGELSPATAEKYAVEDLLRSQMIHSADDVLFAQAREIPHAYVLYDEAYGPAKAEILRFLEHAGILTAGRYGQWEYSSMEDAILAGRACARTLNG; from the coding sequence ATGGAACCCATCGTCATCCTGGGCGCAGGTCTCGCGGGCCTGTCCACGGCGCACTTCCTCCAGAAGCCCTGGCGTCTCATCGAGAAGTCGGACCGCGTCGGCGGACTCATCAAGACCGAGGTCATCGACGGGTGTTATTTCGACCCCACCGGCCATTGGCTGCACCTGCGCGACCCTGAAATCCAGGAGTGGGTGAACACGCGCTGGCTGCCCGGGCAGATGGTGCGCATCCAGCGCAAGGCGGGAATCTTCACGCGCGGCGTCTTCACGCGCTTCCCGTACCAGGTGAACACCCACGGCCTTCCGCCGGACGTCGTCGCCGAGAACCTGATGGGCTTCGTCGAGGCCATCCACGGCGAGAAGGGCCGCGCGCTGCGGGAGCGGGAGCCCAAGGACTTCGAGGAGTTCATCCTCCGCTACATGGGCGAGGGCTTCGCGAAGAACTTCATGGTGCCCTACAACCAGAAGCTCTGGACGGTGCACCCGCGCGAGATGTCCGCGGCCTGGGTCGGGCGCTTCGTGCCCCGCCCGACGCTCAAGGAAGTGGTGGACGGAGCCCTGGGCGCCGGCACCGACGCCGTGGGCTACAACGCGTCCTTCCTCTACCCTCGCGAGGGCGGCATCGAGAGCCTCGCGCGCGCCATGCTGCGCGGACTCGAGGGCGGGGAGTTGAGCGTGCGCACCGAGCCCACGTTCATCGACTGGAAGGCGCGCAAGGTGGCGCTGTCCGATGGCAGGACGCTGTCCTATTCAGGACTGGTGTCCACCGTGTCGTTGCCCGGCCTGGTGCGCCTGTTGGCCCAGGGGCACTCGGGGGTGCCCGAGGAGGTCATCGCCGCGGCGAAGCGTCTGCGCGCCACCACCGTCACCTACGTCGCGGTGGCCGCGCGGGGCGCCAACCGCCAGCCCTGGCATTGGATCTACCTGCCGGAGCCGGAGTTCCACACGTACCGCATCGGCTCACCGTCCGCCGTCTACGACGCGCTCGCCCCCAAGGACACGGCCACCTTCTACGTGGAGTACAGCCACCACGGAGAGCTGTCCCCAGCCACCGCGGAGAAGTACGCCGTGGAGGACCTGCTGCGCTCGCAGATGATCCACTCCGCGGACGACGTCCTCTTCGCGCAGGCGCGAGAGATTCCCCACGCCTATGTGCTCTATGACGAGGCCTACGGCCCGGCGAAGGCGGAAATCCTTCGTTTCCTGGAGCACGCTGGCATCCTCACGGCGGGGCGTTATGGACAGTGGGAGTACTCGTCCATGGAGGACGCCATCCTCGCGGGACGGGCGTGTGCTCGGACGCTGAACGGTTGA
- a CDS encoding glycosyltransferase family 2 protein, with protein sequence MAPHLSVVIPVYNEESIIASAAEELRQGLDARGLDYEIIFAENGSKDATTSILEELCARNPRMRWFHSERPNYGVALKAGILMARGTYVVCDEIDLCDLTFYDAALPRLERGEADMVVGSKAAKGASDQRPLIRRAATRVHNKLLKVTLGFQGTDTHGLKAFRREALLPVIQKCVVDMDVFASEFVIRAWREGLNVMEIPIQLHEKRQPSIHLFKRVPNVLKNVGKLFYVIRVRGT encoded by the coding sequence ATGGCACCGCACCTGTCCGTCGTCATCCCGGTCTACAACGAGGAGTCCATCATCGCCTCGGCGGCGGAAGAGCTGCGCCAGGGGCTGGATGCACGTGGGCTCGACTACGAAATCATCTTCGCGGAGAACGGCTCGAAGGACGCCACGACGAGCATCCTCGAGGAGCTGTGCGCCCGGAACCCTCGGATGCGCTGGTTCCACTCCGAGCGTCCCAACTACGGCGTCGCCCTCAAGGCCGGCATCCTCATGGCCCGGGGCACCTACGTCGTCTGTGACGAAATCGACCTCTGCGACCTCACCTTCTACGACGCGGCGTTGCCCCGGTTGGAGCGTGGCGAGGCGGACATGGTGGTGGGCTCCAAGGCGGCCAAGGGCGCCAGCGACCAGCGGCCCCTCATCCGCCGCGCGGCCACGCGGGTGCACAACAAGCTCCTCAAGGTGACGCTGGGCTTCCAGGGCACCGACACGCACGGGCTCAAGGCGTTCCGCCGTGAGGCGCTCCTGCCCGTCATCCAGAAGTGCGTGGTGGACATGGATGTGTTCGCCAGCGAGTTCGTCATCCGCGCCTGGCGCGAGGGGCTGAACGTGATGGAGATCCCCATCCAGCTCCACGAGAAGCGCCAGCCCTCCATCCACCTGTTCAAGCGCGTGCCCAACGTCCTCAAGAACGTGGGCAAGTTGTTCTACGTCATCCGCGTGCGTGGCACGTGA
- a CDS encoding polysaccharide deacetylase family protein → MRLASISVDLDSLPHYCRIHGLPESLLDARARALVHAVAVPRFMALLAAVGVPGTFFAIGEDLEADANAAAGMRAAHAAGIEVASHSHAHDYALTRRGPAAILDDLQRADAAILAATGVRPEGFRAPGYTLNADLYAATEALGYRYGSSAFPATPYYAAKAAVMGALALAGRPSRSVLDTPRVLLAPRVPYRPDPARPYQRGSGSVVELPMAVTPGLRFPFIGTFATTLPLGTLRAAWRMCRGDAFFNFELHGVDVLDGSDGIPGELVRQQRDLRVSAAKKLERLREIFGWLRAECDVVTLRDASGRLSATL, encoded by the coding sequence GTGAGGCTTGCGTCCATCTCCGTCGACCTCGACTCGCTGCCCCACTACTGCCGCATCCACGGGCTGCCGGAGTCGCTGTTGGATGCGCGCGCCCGCGCCCTGGTCCACGCGGTGGCGGTGCCTCGCTTCATGGCGCTGCTGGCCGCAGTGGGCGTGCCGGGCACCTTCTTCGCCATTGGCGAGGACCTGGAGGCGGACGCGAACGCCGCCGCGGGGATGCGCGCGGCCCACGCGGCCGGCATCGAGGTGGCAAGCCACAGCCACGCCCACGACTACGCGCTCACACGCCGAGGCCCCGCCGCCATCCTGGACGACCTCCAGCGCGCGGACGCGGCCATCCTCGCGGCCACGGGTGTCCGCCCCGAGGGCTTCCGTGCTCCGGGCTACACGCTCAACGCGGACCTCTACGCGGCCACCGAGGCGCTGGGGTACCGCTACGGCTCATCCGCCTTCCCCGCCACGCCGTACTACGCGGCCAAGGCGGCGGTGATGGGGGCGCTCGCGCTGGCGGGGCGGCCGTCTCGCTCCGTGCTGGATACGCCGCGCGTGCTGCTCGCGCCCCGGGTTCCGTACCGCCCGGACCCGGCGCGGCCCTACCAGCGCGGCTCGGGCTCCGTGGTGGAGCTGCCCATGGCGGTGACGCCCGGCCTGCGCTTCCCGTTCATCGGCACGTTCGCCACCACGCTGCCGCTGGGCACCCTGCGCGCGGCCTGGCGCATGTGCCGCGGCGATGCGTTCTTCAACTTCGAGCTGCATGGCGTGGACGTGCTGGACGGCTCGGACGGCATCCCCGGCGAGCTGGTGCGCCAGCAGCGGGACTTGCGCGTGAGCGCGGCGAAGAAGCTCGAGCGGCTGCGTGAAATCTTCGGCTGGCTCCGGGCCGAGTGTGACGTCGTCACCCTGCGCGACGCCTCGGGGCGCCTGTCCGCCACGTTGTGA
- a CDS encoding esterase/lipase family protein has translation MSASWAAAVQTLRLAPVEQRAPVLFVHGLGDDASAFDALRQRLEQEGWPHLHALSLAPSDGSESLSVLARQVAHEAQALRARTGARRVDVVAFSMGALVTRYWVQLLGGRLMVRRFISISGPHGGSALAFLARGKGITQMRPGSRLLRALQQDTHPWGNTEVHSFWSPWDLMIVPASSSRLPGACERVFPVLFHPWMLTDGRVHDAVVEVLGSPAVAR, from the coding sequence GTGAGCGCGTCCTGGGCCGCCGCGGTGCAGACCCTCCGGCTCGCGCCCGTGGAGCAGCGAGCCCCCGTGTTGTTCGTCCACGGGCTCGGCGACGACGCGAGCGCCTTCGACGCCCTCCGCCAGCGGCTGGAGCAGGAGGGCTGGCCCCACCTCCATGCCCTCTCGCTGGCGCCGAGCGACGGAAGCGAGAGCCTGTCCGTCCTCGCGCGCCAGGTGGCTCACGAAGCCCAGGCGCTGCGGGCCCGTACGGGTGCGCGCCGCGTGGACGTCGTGGCGTTCAGCATGGGGGCGCTCGTCACGCGCTACTGGGTGCAGTTGTTGGGCGGCCGGCTGATGGTGCGGCGCTTCATCTCCATCTCGGGTCCCCATGGAGGCTCCGCGCTGGCGTTCCTCGCGCGGGGCAAGGGCATCACCCAGATGAGGCCAGGAAGCCGGCTGCTCCGAGCCCTCCAGCAGGACACCCACCCGTGGGGCAACACGGAGGTCCACAGCTTCTGGTCGCCGTGGGACTTGATGATTGTGCCCGCCTCCAGCTCACGGCTGCCCGGCGCCTGCGAGCGCGTCTTCCCGGTGCTGTTCCACCCGTGGATGCTCACGGATGGGCGGGTGCATGACGCGGTGGTGGAGGTGCTCGGCTCGCCCGCGGTCGCGCGGTGA
- a CDS encoding lysophospholipid acyltransferase family protein: MLERLGDRVKKGLRDWTDRMANDEQKARMQAMARPENEYGVDPFGYNLDFSLSAVAPFLWLYRNYFRVETYGIEKVPAGRVLLVSNHSGQVPLDGAMIGVSLMLEATPPRAVRSMVEKWVPSLPYVSTFMARMGQIVGTPENCRRLLESDEAILVFPEGTRGINKLWPQRYQLQEFGLGFMRLALETRTPIVPVAVVGAEEQAPALMDLKPVAKLLGFPSFPITPTGLPFPLPTKYRLYYGDPMHFTGRPDDEDSELDKKVRTVKGAIQSMLHQGLKERRGVFW, encoded by the coding sequence ATGCTGGAGCGTCTTGGCGACCGAGTGAAGAAGGGCCTGCGCGATTGGACCGACCGCATGGCCAATGACGAGCAGAAGGCTCGCATGCAGGCCATGGCGCGTCCGGAGAACGAGTACGGGGTGGACCCCTTCGGGTACAACCTCGACTTCAGCCTCTCCGCGGTGGCCCCCTTCCTCTGGCTCTACCGGAACTACTTCCGCGTGGAGACCTACGGCATCGAGAAGGTCCCGGCCGGCCGGGTGCTGCTGGTGTCCAACCACTCCGGGCAGGTCCCCCTGGACGGCGCCATGATTGGCGTGTCCCTGATGCTGGAGGCCACGCCTCCTCGGGCCGTGCGCAGCATGGTGGAGAAGTGGGTGCCGTCCCTGCCGTACGTCTCCACGTTCATGGCGCGCATGGGGCAGATTGTCGGCACGCCGGAGAACTGCCGGCGGCTGCTCGAGTCGGATGAGGCCATCCTCGTCTTCCCGGAGGGCACCCGCGGCATCAACAAGCTGTGGCCCCAGCGCTACCAGCTCCAGGAGTTCGGCCTGGGCTTCATGCGCCTGGCGCTGGAGACGCGCACGCCCATCGTCCCCGTGGCCGTCGTCGGCGCGGAGGAGCAGGCCCCGGCGCTCATGGACCTCAAGCCCGTGGCGAAGCTGCTGGGCTTCCCGTCGTTCCCCATCACCCCCACGGGCCTGCCCTTCCCGCTGCCCACGAAGTACCGCCTGTACTACGGCGACCCCATGCACTTCACCGGGCGCCCGGACGACGAGGACAGCGAGCTGGACAAGAAGGTCCGCACCGTGAAGGGCGCCATCCAGTCCATGCTCCACCAGGGCCTCAAGGAGCGCCGGGGGGTGTTCTGGTGA
- a CDS encoding SDR family oxidoreductase, with translation MRPAVVVTGISGNLGRTLAKLLHKHERIIGIDRRPFAGRPKDVEMYELDLRKKKAEDVFRKNEVRAVIHMGIMHDPRMSEEEHHSFNVVGTTRLLEYCAKYGVKKVVVLSSANVYGPSPDNSNFLTEDAPLMAASRFSGVRDLIEVDMLAHGFFWKHPHIETVILRPVHIVGPTIKNAPSNYLRLRHPWMMAGFDPMVQLIHVEDVARAMVAALRPEPKGVYNVVGPGEVPLSAVMRELGNTPIPVPHPVARPLLGMLFKYRIANFPPPELDHIQFLCAVDGSRWVNDVAWKPRHSMRETIRAVLAD, from the coding sequence ATGAGACCGGCCGTCGTCGTCACGGGCATCAGCGGCAACCTCGGCCGCACCCTCGCGAAGCTTCTGCACAAGCATGAGCGCATCATCGGCATCGACCGGCGTCCCTTCGCGGGCCGGCCGAAGGATGTCGAGATGTACGAGCTCGACCTGCGCAAGAAGAAGGCGGAGGACGTCTTCCGCAAGAACGAGGTCCGCGCCGTCATCCACATGGGCATCATGCATGACCCGCGCATGAGCGAGGAGGAGCACCACTCGTTCAACGTCGTGGGCACCACGCGCCTGTTGGAGTACTGCGCGAAGTACGGCGTGAAGAAGGTCGTCGTCCTCTCGTCGGCCAACGTCTACGGCCCCAGCCCGGACAACTCCAACTTCCTCACCGAGGACGCGCCGCTCATGGCGGCCAGCCGCTTCTCCGGCGTGCGGGACTTGATTGAAGTCGACATGCTCGCGCATGGCTTCTTCTGGAAGCACCCCCACATCGAGACGGTGATTCTGCGGCCCGTCCACATCGTCGGGCCCACCATCAAGAACGCGCCGTCCAACTACCTGCGCCTGCGCCACCCGTGGATGATGGCGGGGTTCGACCCCATGGTGCAGCTCATCCACGTGGAGGACGTCGCCCGCGCCATGGTGGCCGCCCTCCGCCCGGAGCCCAAGGGCGTCTACAACGTCGTCGGCCCCGGCGAGGTGCCCCTGTCCGCGGTGATGCGCGAGTTGGGCAACACCCCCATCCCCGTGCCCCACCCGGTGGCCCGGCCCCTGTTGGGCATGCTCTTCAAGTATCGCATCGCCAACTTCCCGCCCCCGGAGCTGGACCACATCCAGTTCCTGTGCGCCGTGGACGGCAGTCGCTGGGTGAACGACGTGGCCTGGAAGCCCCGTCACTCCATGCGGGAGACCATCCGCGCCGTCCTGGCGGACTGA